A window of the Cicer arietinum cultivar CDC Frontier isolate Library 1 chromosome 6, Cicar.CDCFrontier_v2.0, whole genome shotgun sequence genome harbors these coding sequences:
- the LOC101511154 gene encoding uncharacterized protein, translating into MAAEDSDSDYVLLMATTNEEHSSSQFWFLDTGCSNHMIRHKEWFVSLDERIKREIKFADNSKVTAEGVGNVMIRRREGNQSFICDVLYVPRLMKNNLVSLGQLLEKGYSIRWNMDK; encoded by the coding sequence ATGGCAGCTGAGGATTCAGATTCAGATTATGTGTTATTAATGGCTACcacaaacgaagaacattcttcgtcCCAATTCTGGTTTCTCGATACCGGTTGTTCTAATCATATGATTAGACATAAGGAGTGGTTTGTGAGTCTTGATGAAAGAATAAAAAGGGAAATCAAATTTGCAGATAATAGCAAAGTAACTGCAGAAGGAGTAGGAAATGTGATGATTCGAAGGAGAGAAGGAAATCAATCTTTCATATGTGATGTGCTGTATGTGCCAAGATTAATGAAGAACAATCTGGTAAGTCTTGGACAGCTGCTTGAAAAGGGATATTCAATAAGATGGAACATGGACAAATAA